The sequence GGGCTAGTAATAACTGGTGGAGAGCCTTTAATGCAATTAAATGAAATTAAAGAACTCCTGCATTATGCTAAATCCCATGGCCTGGAAACTAAACTTGATACCAATGGCTGTTATCCAGAAAGGCTTAAAAAAATATTAAATTTGGTAGATTATGTGGGAATTGATGTAAAATCACCATTTGATAAATATGAAAAAATTGTAGGGTCCGATATTGGAGATAATGTTGAAAAATCTCTAGAAGTAGTTTTAAATTCAGATTCAACATTTTTAGAATGTAAAACTACTTATGTACCTGGCCTTATTTCATTTGAAGATATAAAACAGATTTCAAGAGAGATAGAATGTGATTTATATACCATTCAGCAATTTAGAAATAGAGTTGTACTTGATCCAGAATTAGAAAATACGCCCAGCCCCTCTCCTCAAGAACTTAGAAAAATGGCAGAAAGCATAAAACCTGTTTTAAAGAAAGTAAAAATCAAAACTGCCGAATTTGGGGAAGAAATAATATAAAATATATTAGAAAATATTTTAATAAAAATATTTTAATATCTAGTCTATTAACTAAATCTATCAACCAACCTAAATTAAATTAAATTCATTATAAATCAACAAAAAATCATCATTTAGCTGCTAGGAGGAAACAATTGCCAATTTTATCATTTGGAAGCCGCAATATCGATCTTATAACTGGTAAAAAAACCATGACCATTCGTAAGTTATGGAAAAAACCTCTTAAAGTAGGTGACAGACTGCATTGCTACTGGAATTTAGTTTCAAAGGAGCGAAACAAAATTTTTGAGGCAGAAGTAGTGGATGTTGAAGTTTTAAAATTTGAAAATCTGATTAAAAACGACAAATTAGCACAAGAAGAAGGTTTTAAGAACGCATCTGACTTGGCCAGTGAATTTAAAAAGATGTACTTAGATGAAATAAAGAAAGATACATTATTCCAAGTCATAAGATTTAAGAAACTTCCTATTAAAGACTGGGAAGGTGAAAAAATTGATGAAAAGGCAATGATAACTCAAAGGGCAGATATATTATTTGATTCTGGAAAATATGATAAATCTGCTATGTGTTATACTGCTGCTCTAAAATTCGATCCCAGCGATATTTACATTTTAAATAAAAAGGGAGACAACCTTACCCGGCTCGGGAAATTTGATGAAGCATTAAATTGTTATAATAAGGCTTTGAAAATAGAACCTGAAAATGAATACATACTAAATAATAAAGCCATAACTCTTTTGAATTCAGGCCATCCTTATGACGCCCTGAAATGCAGTGATAAAGCCGTGCAAATCGATCCTAAAAACGCAGTAATACTCTATTGGAGAGGATTTATACTAGAAATGCTGGGGAAAACTTATGAAGCCCTAGAAACATATAATAACGTTCTAAAAATTGATTCAGACAATCCTGAAGTTTGGAATGCTCGTGGAAATCTTTTAACCGATATGGGAGAAACTGAAAAGGCGCTTGAAGCATATGATAAAGCATTAGAACTGGTTTTAGAGGATGAACCTACTGCAACTGCATGGAATAGAAAAGGAAATGCTCTTTTGGAGTTGGGACGATTTAAAGAAGCATTGAACTGTTATGAAGAAGCATTGAAATTAGATAAGAAAAATGATGCAATATGGGGCAATAAAGGTGTGGTTTTAATGGAATTAAGCCGTTTTCAGGAAGCTGTAGATGCATTTAATAAATCTTTACTCATAAATTCTCAAAATGACGATGCTAGAGTGTTACGTGATGAATGTCTTGAAAACCTTTAAACATATTTTTCTATCAAACCCATGCGCCAATAATTCTCCTTTAAAAATTAAATAAGATGCAATTAATCTTATTTCAAAATTTTTAAAGAAAAATAAGAGTTATTAATAAACACCCCCCACATAAAAGTGCCCATTAATTAGTTTAAGATATTTTAGCACCTCAAA is a genomic window of Methanobacteriaceae archaeon containing:
- a CDS encoding anaerobic ribonucleoside-triphosphate reductase activating protein; this encodes MKIGGTFISSLDFPGRISLVISTGGCPLRCPYCHNPELIDGGEEMSIPEVLKQIEDALEFIDGLVITGGEPLMQLNEIKELLHYAKSHGLETKLDTNGCYPERLKKILNLVDYVGIDVKSPFDKYEKIVGSDIGDNVEKSLEVVLNSDSTFLECKTTYVPGLISFEDIKQISREIECDLYTIQQFRNRVVLDPELENTPSPSPQELRKMAESIKPVLKKVKIKTAEFGEEII
- a CDS encoding tetratricopeptide repeat protein → MPILSFGSRNIDLITGKKTMTIRKLWKKPLKVGDRLHCYWNLVSKERNKIFEAEVVDVEVLKFENLIKNDKLAQEEGFKNASDLASEFKKMYLDEIKKDTLFQVIRFKKLPIKDWEGEKIDEKAMITQRADILFDSGKYDKSAMCYTAALKFDPSDIYILNKKGDNLTRLGKFDEALNCYNKALKIEPENEYILNNKAITLLNSGHPYDALKCSDKAVQIDPKNAVILYWRGFILEMLGKTYEALETYNNVLKIDSDNPEVWNARGNLLTDMGETEKALEAYDKALELVLEDEPTATAWNRKGNALLELGRFKEALNCYEEALKLDKKNDAIWGNKGVVLMELSRFQEAVDAFNKSLLINSQNDDARVLRDECLENL